In one window of Chiloscyllium plagiosum isolate BGI_BamShark_2017 chromosome 44, ASM401019v2, whole genome shotgun sequence DNA:
- the LOC122543494 gene encoding gastrula zinc finger protein XlCGF49.1-like isoform X3, with protein sequence MEGQSTDRNGERLYTCLVCGHAFCHSSDLSIHQRNHTVEKVWKCAECGKGFKYPSLLETHQRSHTGERPFICSECGKGFAASSTLLSHRRVHTGKRPFTCSECGKGFTQSSTLLSHRRVHTGERPFTCSHCEKGFTQLANLLKHHRVHTGERPFTCSLCGNGFTQSSDLLKHQRVHTGERPFSCTQCGKGFTQSSHLLKHQRVHKESQ encoded by the coding sequence ATGGAAGGCCAAAGCACAGATCGCAATGGGGAGAGACTCTACACATGTTTGGTTTGTGGACACGCCTTTTGTCACTCATCTGACCTGTCAATACACCAGCGTAATCACACTGTGGAGAAGGTCTGGAAATGTGcggagtgtgggaagggcttcaagTATCCATCCCTGTTGGAAACTCATCAGCgtagtcacactggggagaggccattcatctgctctgagTGTGGCAAAGGCTTTGCTGCATCCTCCACCTTGCTGTCACATCGGCGAGTTCACACTGGgaagaggccgttcacctgctccgagtgtgggaagggTTTCACTCAGTCATCTACCCTGCTGTCGCACCGGCGTGTTCACACCGGGGAGCGGCCGTTCACTTGCTCTCATTGCGaaaagggattcactcagttagCAAACCTCCTGAAACACCACcgagttcacaccggggagagaccattcacctgctccctgTGTGGGAACGGGTTCACCCAGTCGTctgacctgctgaagcaccagcgggttcacactggggagagaccattcagttGCACCCAGTGCGGGAAGGGGTTCACTCAGTCATCCCACCTGCTGAAACATCAGCGAGTTCACAAGGAATCACAGTGA
- the LOC122543494 gene encoding gastrula zinc finger protein XlCGF49.1-like isoform X2, producing MRRSVTMEGQSTDRNGERLYTCLVCGHAFCHSSDLSIHQRNHTVEKVWKCAECGKGFKYPSLLETHQRSHTGERPFICSECGKGFAASSTLLSHRRVHTGKRPFTCSECGKGFTQSSTLLSHRRVHTGERPFTCSHCEKGFTQLANLLKHHRVHTGERPFTCSLCGNGFTQSSDLLKHQRVHTGERPFSCTQCGKGFTQSSHLLKHQRVHKESQ from the coding sequence GAGTGTGACCATGGAAGGCCAAAGCACAGATCGCAATGGGGAGAGACTCTACACATGTTTGGTTTGTGGACACGCCTTTTGTCACTCATCTGACCTGTCAATACACCAGCGTAATCACACTGTGGAGAAGGTCTGGAAATGTGcggagtgtgggaagggcttcaagTATCCATCCCTGTTGGAAACTCATCAGCgtagtcacactggggagaggccattcatctgctctgagTGTGGCAAAGGCTTTGCTGCATCCTCCACCTTGCTGTCACATCGGCGAGTTCACACTGGgaagaggccgttcacctgctccgagtgtgggaagggTTTCACTCAGTCATCTACCCTGCTGTCGCACCGGCGTGTTCACACCGGGGAGCGGCCGTTCACTTGCTCTCATTGCGaaaagggattcactcagttagCAAACCTCCTGAAACACCACcgagttcacaccggggagagaccattcacctgctccctgTGTGGGAACGGGTTCACCCAGTCGTctgacctgctgaagcaccagcgggttcacactggggagagaccattcagttGCACCCAGTGCGGGAAGGGGTTCACTCAGTCATCCCACCTGCTGAAACATCAGCGAGTTCACAAGGAATCACAGTGA